A region of the Desulfovibrio desulfuricans genome:
CGGAACCGGACGGGAATGCCGGGGGCGCGGTTTCGACTCCTTCCGCGTCCCCGGTGCAAACTTCGCCATCCAATCTTCCAGCCGATCTGCTCAAGGCTCTGGTGAGCCCCAAGGTAGCGGACAGGGATGCGGCCATTGCCGCGCTGGAAAAGGATGACAGCAGCCTTGCCGCGCCACTGCGCGAAAAACTGCTGGAAGCCCTGCTGCGCAATACCCTGCTGGCCGATGCCGCCGCAGGAGCGCTCTTTGTGAGCGATGATGCAGGTCAGGCGCGGCCCCTTGACGCCAAGGGCGAACTTGGCGCGGCGCAGAGCGCCGATGCCCTGCGCAAGGTGGGCACAAGCAACCGCCAGCGCCAGCGCATTACGGATATCCTCAACGCTCAGGCCCTTACCTCCACAGACACGGCCAAGCGCCGTCAGGCTTCGGCAGCCCTCATGGACAGCGCCACCCCGCCCCTCAAGGCAGAGGCGCTGAACAAACTGCTGACAGGAGAAAAGGACGAAGCCGTGCGCGGCAACCTCAACGCAGCTCTTGCCCTGTACGTGGCGGCTGATCCTGCCGCCGTGCGCTCAGACCAGCTTGCCGCCGTCAAGGCCCTGAACAGCAACGGCAGCCCGGCAGCCCTCAGCGCCCTGCGCACCCTTGCCGCATCATCCGACGCGGCTGTGGCCAAGGCGGCGGACGATGCCCTCTATTCCCAGCGCGTTTCCGCCCAGTGGGCGCAGTTTTTTGAAATGCTCTTTTTTGGAACGAGTCTGGGATCCATTCTTGTACTAGCCGCCATTGGCCTTGCCATCACCTTTGGCGTCATGGGCGTTATCAACATGGCTCACGGCGAACTGATCATGCTTGGGGCCTATACGGCCTGGGGCATGCAGCAGCTCTTGCCGGGCCAGCCTGGTCTTGCGCTCATTCTGGCCGTGCCCGCCGCCTTTCTGGTGAGCGGCGGCACAGGCGTGCTGCTTGAAAAGACTGTTATCCGCTTTCTCTACGGCCGTCCGCTGGAAACCCTGCTGGCGACATTCGGCATCAGCCTTGTGCTGCAACAGGCCGTGCGTACCATGTTTTCGCCCCTCAACCGCGCCGTGCAGAACCCGGAATTCATGAGCGGCGTGTGGCAGATAACCCAGCATTTCAGCCTGACCTGCAACCGTGTGTACATCATCCTGTTCTGCCTTGGCGTATTCGCCCTCATCCATGTGGCCATGCACCGCACCCGGCTGGGGCTTGAAGTGCGCGCCGTATCGCAAAACAGGGCCATTGCCCGCTGCATGGGCGTACGCGCCTCGCGCGTGGACGCGCTGACATTCGGCCTTGGCTCCGGCGTGGCTGGCATGGCTGGCGTGGCCTTGAGCCAGGTTTCCAACGTTGGCCCCAATCTGGGCCAGACCTACATTGTGGATTCCTTCATGGTCGTGGTGTTTGGCGGCGTGGGCAACCTCTGGGGCACGCTGACGGGCGGGCTGGCCCTGGGCATTGCCAACAAGTTTCTGGAGCCTGCCAGCGGCGCCATGCTCTCCAAGATCATCATTCTGGTCTGCCTTATCCTGTTCATCCAGAAGCGCCCGCGCGGCTTGTTTCCGCAAAAGGGCCGCGCGGTGGAGGCGTAAATGGCGACCGATATCTTTGAACGCGAAAGGCTGCTCAACGCGCCTACCCGCAACTTTCTGGCTATCACCGCCCTGCTGTCGCTGGCTGTGGTTGCAGGCAGCCTGCTGCCTGCAGGCAGCGCCCTGCATGTGCCGGGCTACATGGTCACCCTGCTGGGCAAATACCTGACATATTCATTGCTGGCACTTTCCGTTGATCTGGTCTGGGGTTTCATGGGCGTGCTCAGCCTTGGGCACGGCGCGTTTTTCGCCCTTGGGGGCTACGGCTTTGGCATGTACCTCATGCGGCAGATAGGCGCGCGCGGCGTATACGGCAATGCCAACCTGCCGGACTTCATGGTTTTTCTGAACTGGAAAGAACTGCCATGGTTCTGGCAGGGCAGCGAATACTTTGTGGTGGCACTGCTGCTGGTGGTGCTGCTGCCCGGCCTGCTGGCCTATGTGTTTGGCAGGCTGGCCTTTGGTTCGCGGGTTTCGGGCGTGTATTTCTCCATTATGAGTCAGGCCATGACCTACGCCCTCCTGCTGGCCTTTTTCCGCAACGAGATGGGCTTTGGCGGCAACAACGGTCTCACGGACTTCAAGACCCTGCTGGGCTTTGAATTGCAGACAGACGGCATGCGTACAACCCTGTTTGCCTGCTCCGCCGTGGCGCTCATGGCTGGCTACCTCCTGTGCCGGGCCGTGACGGCGTCGCGCCTTGGGCGCGTGTGCGTTGCCGTGCGCGATGCGGAAAGCCGCGTGCGCTTTATCGGCTACAGGGTGGAGCGGTATCAGGTGGCGGTGTTCACGCTTTCCGCCATTCTGGCGGGTATCGGCGGCGCGCTGTATGTGCCGCAGGTGGGCATCATCAACCCTGGTGAATTTTCGCCCCTCAACTCCATTGAAATTGTGGTCTGGGTGGCGCTGGGCGGCCGTGGGCGGCTTTACGGCGCTGTGCTTGGCGCGTTTGCCGTTAATGCCTTCAAAACGTGGTTTACGGCGGTCATGCCCGAGGCATGGCTGTTTGCCCTTGGTGGCATGTTTGTGCTGGTGACCATCTTTCTGCCGCAGGGCCTCGCGGGCTTGCCCGAGCAGTGGCGCAACCGCGCAATACGCGGCGCGGCGTCAGATGCCCCTGCCGATTCCGCCAATGAAGGAGGCGCAGCATGAAGACCCAGCAGGATATCTTGCATGGGCGCAGCCTTGAGGACGTGGCAGAAGCCGCCCGCGCCTACGAAGAAACGCACGCCCCCTTTGACAAGCGCCCCATGAAGATGCGTGCCCGGCCCCCGCGCCGCATGATGTCCAAGCCAGACATCGCGCTGTATATGGAAAAAATCAGCGTGAGCTTTGACGGCTTCAAGGCGCTCAACGACCTGACCTTCTATGTGGACAAGGGCGAACTGCGCTGCGTCATCGGCCCCAACGGCGCGGGCAAGACCACCATGATGGACGTGATCACCGGCAAAACCCGGCCCGACGCTGGTTCCGCATGGTTTGGGCGCACCTGCAACCTGCTGCAAATGGATGAAGTCGCCATCGCCCAGGCTGGCATTGGCCGCAAATTCCAGAAGCCCTCGGTGTTCGAGGCCCTGAGCGTACTGCAAAATCTGGAACTGGCGCTGGCTGGCGACAAGCGGGTATGGCCCACATTCCGCGCGCGGCTCTCTGCCGACAACAGGGTCTTTATCGAAGAAGTGCTGCACCGCATCCGCCTGACGGAACTGGCCCGCTTGCAGGCGGGCAAGCTTTCGCACGGGCAGAAGCAGTGGCTTGAAATCGGCATGCTGCTCATGCAGAAGCCCCAGCTTCTGCTTCTGGACGAACCCGTGGCGGGCATGACGCCTGAGGAAATGGATCGCACCATCGAACTGCTGCACGACCTTGAGGGCGAGCAGAGCATCATGGTGGTGGAACACGACATGGAATTTGTGCGGGCCATTGCCCACAAGGTCACGGTGCTGCATCAGGGCAGCGTGCTGGCCGAGGGCACCATGGACGAAATGCAGAACCACCCCGCTGTGGTGGAGGCCTATCTGGGCGAACCGCTGGGCGCGGCCTAGCGCCTGCAGGGCCCTGGCCTGCCGCTGGCTGATTTCGGGCTGGCCTTGAGCTGGATGACCGCTGCAAACTGCTAATTTTCGAGCCTCATGCTCCGGAGGAGCGTAATGCTGCATATAACAGGTCTCAATCAGTATTATGGCGAAAGCCACATCCTGCGCGACGTCAACCTTGAGGTAAAGGCCGGTTCGTGCGCCTGCCTCATGGGACGAAACGGCGTGGGCAAAACCACCTTGCTTCAGTGCATCATGGGCGTGCTGCCGGCGCGCTCCGGTCATATTCTCCTTGAAGGAACGGACTTGCTTCCTCTGCCTGTGGAGCGCCGCGCGGCCCTGGGCATCGGTTATGTGCCGCAGGGCCGCCAAATCTTCCCCCTGCTGACCGTACGTGAAAACATGGAACTTTCCCTGCCCATGCGCAAGGACAAGGCCGGGGCCATTCCTCAGTTCATCTTTGACTTTTTCCCCGTGCTGGGCGAAATGATGCATCGGAGGGGCGGCGATCTTTCCGGCGGGCAGCAGCAACAGCTTGCCATTGCCCGGGCGCTCACACTGGAGCCGCGCCTGCTCATTCTGGACGAACCAACCGAGGGCATTCAGCCCAACATTGTGCGCGACATCGCCACAACCATTCGCAGACTCAACGAAGAAATGGGCCTCACAGTGCTGCTGGTGGAGCAGAAAGTGCCTTTTGCCCGCCGCATGGCAGATACCTATATGATTATGGATCGCGGCCACATCGTTTCACAGGGGGGCATGCACGGCCTGGACGATGCCACTGTCAAAGCCTTTCTGAGCGTCTGATTCCCGCTACGGGAACAAAAGGAACTGCATGTCTGCCAACCCCGCAAGCCCTGCCGGCAATCTCCACGGTCACTGCTTTACGCCTGACCGCCGCTGGAGCGCGCGCATGGAGCTGGATTTTGCGGTGCGGCAGGGGCGCACCACGCTGACAAAAATGCAGTTCAGCGGGCCTTTGCGCGTGCAGCGGCCCTTCTATCCCGAAGCCGCGCCCACCAATGCGCCGGGCCGGGCGCAGGCATCCCAGCCCTGCCATTGCTGCCTGCTGCACCCGCCCGGTGGCCTTGTGAGCGGTGATGATCTGAGCCTTAGCGTGCGGCTGGAGCAAGGCGCGCACGCACTGCTCACCGCACCTTCTGCCTCCAAATTCTACGCTGCGGATGCGCATAACGTCGCCCAGCGCCAGACCACAGACCTGAACGTTGCGGGCGGCATGCTGGAATGGCTGCCGCGTGAAACCATCATCTATGACGGCGCGCGGGCCGAAATGCGCACATCGGTGGAGCTGGACAATACCAGTGCCTGCATCGGCTGGGAAATGATCTGCCTTGGCCGCCCTGCCGCCAACGAGAGCTTTACCCACGGCAGTGTACGCCAAAGCCTCATACTCACTCGCGAGGGGCTACCCCTGCTGCATGAGGTGCTGCGCTTTGAAGGCGGCGATGCCCTGCAAAAATGCGCCTGTGGTCTGGGTGATCAGGCGGTCTCCGCCACCCTCTTTGCCGTGGGACGCGGAGCGGATGACGGGCAAGACCTTGCCGCGCTGGAAGCATGCTGCACCACGCTGCAAAACATGCTCTCGCCCAACCGCGATTTTGATGATGCGCCAGATGGCCCTCCCGATGATGCATCAGGAGGGCAAAGCCCCGCTGCAAGCGATATTCCCGTCCAGGCCAGGCCCGTTCCCCTGTCTGCCCACATGGGGGAACGGGCCGGAGCCACCGTGCGCGGAGGGGTGCTTGTGGTGCGCTATCTGGGGCCGGATATGGAAGAAGCGCGCAACCTGCTGCTGACAGCCTGGAACCTGCTGCGGCCAGAGCTGACAGGCTGCCCGCCGCACATGCCGCGCATCTGGTACGGAGCTTTTTAGGGATATTTCTCATAGCCGGACTGCGGCCTGAGCTGCAAGTCGGGCTGCGATCATATAATTTTCAAGGAACTCTTGCGGCATGCCGCACATACAGGAGGCATCATGGAACTTCTGCCCAGAGAAAAAGACAAGCTGCTGCTTTTCACCGCCGGGCTGCTGGCAGAGAGGCGCAAGGCGCGCGGCCTCAAGCTCAATTACCCCGAGGCTGTTGCCTACATCAGCCTGGCTGTGCTTGAAGGCGCGCGCGACGGGCAAAGCGTGGCCGAGCTTATGGGTTCGTGCCGCAACCTGCTCACGCGCGAGGACGTCATGGACGGCGTCCCCGAGATGGTCCACGAAGTGCAGGTGGAGGCCACCTTTCCTGACGGCACCAAGCTTGTGACCGTGCACGATCCCATTCTGTAATCAGGGCACCAAGGGCAAGCCGTGCACGACAACGAACGCAGCAACGTATACGAACACGCAAGGGGGACGCATGATTCCCGGTGAATTTCATATCGCAGAGGGCGAAATAACCCTTAACGCACTCTCGGAAGGGCAAGAAGTTGTGCTGGAAGTTTCCAATACCGGCGACAGGCCCATTCAGGTTGGTTCGCACTACCATTTTTTTGAGGTAAACCCGGCCCTAACCTTTGCCCGCGAATCCGCGCGCGGCATGCGGCTCGACATACCCGCCGGAACCGCCGTGCGCTTTGAGCCGGGGCAAAAACGCGAGGTGCGCCTTGTGCCCTACGCCGGGGCACGGCGCGTGTTTGGCTTTCGCGCCCAGATCATGGGGGCGCTTGATGCCGAAGCCCCCAGGGAGGAAAAAGCATGATCCGCATCCCCAGAAGCCAGTATGCCGAACTCTACGGCCCCACAACGGGCGACCGCATCCGCCTTGCGGACACGGAACTGTGGATAGAAATTGAGCGCGACCACACCGTCTATGGCGATGAAGTCTGCTTTGGCGGCGGCAAGGTCATTCGCGACGGCATGGGCCAGAGCCAGATCAGCAATGCTGACGGCGCTATGGACACAGTCATCACCAATGCCGTCATCATGGATGCGGCGCTGGGCATCATCAAGGCCGATCTTGGCATACGCGACGGGCGCATTGCCGCCATCGGCAAGGCTGGCAACCCCGATGTGCAGCCCGATGTGGACGTGATCATCGGCCCCGGCACGGAGATTATTGCGGGCGAAGGCTGCCTGCTCACCGCTGGCGGCATGGACTCGCACATCCATTTTATCTGCCCGCAACAGGTGGAAGAAGCCCTTGCCAGCGGCATTACCACCATGCTTGGCGGCGGCACCGGCCCTGCCACGGGCACCAACGCCACCACCTGCACCCCCGGCCCCTGGCATCTGGAACGCATGCTGGCCGCCACAGACGCGCTGCCCATGAACTTTGGCTTTTTGGGCAAGGGCAATGCCGCCATGCCCGAGGCCCTGCGCGAGCAGCTCGAGGCGGGCGCTTGCGGCCTGAAACTGCACGAAGACTGGGGCACAACCCCGGCTGCCATCGACACCTGCCTTACCGTGGCTGACGAATACGATGTGCAGGTCGCCATCCATACCGACACGCTCAATGAGGCGGGCTTTGTGGAAGACACGCTGGCCGCGTTCCGTGGCCGCACCATCCACACCTACCACACGGAAGGCGCAGGCGGCGGCCATGCTCCCGACATTCTGCGCGCCTGCTCCCTGCCCAACGTGCTGCCCTCGTCCACCAATCCCACCCGGCCCTATACCGTGAACACCGTGGACGAGCATCTGGACATGCTCATGGTTTGCCACCACCTCAACCCCTCCCTGCCAGAGGACGCGGCCTTTGCCGATTCGCGCATCCGGCGCGAAACCATTGCCGCGGAGGATATCTTGCAGGATATGGGCGTAATCTCCATGATTTCCTCAGACTCGCAGGCCATGGGCCGCGTGGGCGAGGTCATCACCCGCGCGTGGCAGACCGCCCACAAGATGAAGGTGCAGCGCGGCCCCCTGCCCGAAGACCGGGGGCGCGGCAACGACAACTTCCGGGTGCGCCGGTATCTGGCCAAGTACACCTGCAACCCTGCCGTGACCCACGGCCTTTCCCACGCCATTGGCGCAGTGGCCCCCGGCCTTCTGGCCGACCTCGTGTTGTGGAAGCCCGCCTTCTTTGGGGTCAAACCCTCGCTGGTCATCAAGGGCGGGCAGATAGCCGCCGCGCCCATGGGCGATGCCAACGCCTCCATCCCCACGCCGCAACCCATGCACTATCGGCCCATGTTTGGCGCGCTGGGGCAGGCTGCGGCTGCCGCCAGCCTGAGCTTTGTTTCGCGCGCCTTCATGGAAAACGGCGGCGAGGGACGGTTGCGGGAGCTGGGCCTGCTGCGCGGGCTTTCCTCCTGCCGGGGTACGCGCACCCTGTGCAAGAGCGACCTCTTGCTCAACAGCGCCACCCCGGCCATTGCCGTGAACCCGCAAACCTATGAAGTCCGCGCTGACGGCGAAATACTCACCTGCGCTCCGGCGGAAGTGCTGCCGCTGGCGCAACGGTATTTTTTGTTCTAGGCAAACCACCCAAGGAGCGACCATGCTGGAATTTACCGAAAACATGGGGCAGCGCACCAATCTGGAGCCTACGGCCACCCTCACCCTGACCTGGGAGCAGCGCGGCAAATGCCGTCAGCGGCTGCGGCTGGACAGCGGCGAAGAAGCGGGCCTGTTTCTCACGCGCGGGCAGGTTCTGCGCGAGGGCGATATTTTGCGCGCCGGGGACGTACTGGCAATTGTGCGCAACGGCGCGGAACCCGTGGTGACGGGCATTGCCCCCAACTGGGAAACCCTGGCCCGCGCCTGCTATCACCTTGGCAACCGCCACGCCGCCTTGCAGCTTGGGCACAAGTGGCTGCGCTTCATGCCCGACCACGTGCTTGAAGAACTGGCGGAAAATCTGGGTCTGCGGCTGCGGCGTGAAAACCTGCCCTTTGTGCCCGAGGGCGGAGCCTACGGCGGTCACGGTCACAGTCATGGCTGAATTGGCTGCCGGACTGGCGACTGACCCGGCATCCGAGCAAACGCCCCCCACAAGGGCGCTGGCAGGTGGAACCTGCCTTGCTCAACAAGTACAACAGTGCGCGCCGCATGGGCAGGCGAAGGACGCCGCAGGACAAACCGGGCCGCATGCTGGCCGTAGCTGTAGCCGCACTGCATGGAATGGGCCGCAGTTTGGCCTGACAGCCTTGCTCTATCTGGCGGGGCAATCCCTGCCCGTGGGCGGCTTTGCCTGGTCGCAGGGCCTGGCCGCCGCAGTGGAGCGGGGGCTCGCAGGCACGGCGGAAGGCGTGCGCCGCTGGCTTTGGGGCGTGCTGCGCCTTGGCCTTGCACGCAACGACCTGCCGCTGCTGCTGCGCATGCACGCGGCGGCAAGCAGTGAGGATGCCGTTGCGCTCGCCCGCTGGAACGCCCTTATGCTTGCCGGACGCGAAAGCCGCGAACTGTGGCAGGAAGAAATCCAGATGGGACGCGCCTTGCGCCGCATTTTGCACGATCAGGACATGCTGCCGCACTGGCCTCTGCCAGACAACGCGGGGTACACGGCCTGTTTTGCTGTTGCCGCCGTCATGCTCGACCAGCACGCCCGCAGCATGGAGCCTTTTAGCGACCCTGCCGCGCAACAGCGCGCCGGGATGGATGCGGCCTGCGCCTATGTGTGGAGCTGGCTGCAAAATCAGGTGGCCGTGGCCTGCAAAACGGTACCTCTGGGCCAGACCGCCGCACAAAAACTGTTGCTGGAGTTCATGCCTGCCGTGCCGCAACTGGTGGCGCAGGCAGCGGCCCTGCCCGATGACGACATCGGCTCCAGCCTCCCCGGCCTTGCCCTGTGCAGCGCCGGACACGAACGACAATACACCCGACTTTTCAGGAGTTGAACGTCATGACCAATAGACCCTGCCTGCGAGTGGGCGTTGGTGGCCCAGTGGGTTCCGGCAAAACGGCCCTCTTGCGCCACCTGTGCATGCGCCTTCGCAAGCACTACAACATGGCTGTCGTCACCAACGACATTTATACCCGCGAGGATGCGGAATTTCTGCTGCGTCACAACGCCCTTGAGGCCGACCGCATCATCGGCGTTGAAACGGGCGGCTGCCCGCACACTGCCATCCGCGAAGACGCCTCCATGAACATTCAGGCAATTGAAGAGCTTCAGGCCCGCCATCCCGGCCTTGAGCTGGTGCTGGTGGAAAGCGGCGGAGACAACCTCTCCGCCACGTTCAGCCCGGAACTGGCAGACCTCACCATCTATGTCATCGATGTGAGCGGCGGGGACAAAATCCCGCGCAAGGGCGGCCCCGGCATCACCAAGTCCGACCTGCTCATCATCAACAAGGTTGACCTCGCGCCCATGGTGCATGCCTCGCTGGACGTGATGGAGCGCGACACCCGGCGCATGCGCGGCGAACGCCCCTATGTGCTCACAGAGATGCTTTCCGGCGCAGGCATTGAAGCCGTGATCGCCTTTATCATCCGCGAGGGCATGCTGCGGCTGCCCGACCAGTCAGTATAAGTGCATTGCCTGCCGCGTGGATGCCCGCCACGCAGACGCAAAAAACGCCCGCGATTGCGGGCGTTTTTAGTATCCATATTACAGGCAGGCGATTAATCAGAAGCCTGCGCCTTGAGCGCATCGGCCTGCGCCACAGTGCTCAGGGCTTCAATCAGAGGATCGATTTCGCCTTCCATGATGCGGTCCAGAGAATACAAGGTCAGGTTGATGCGGTGATCCGTGCAACGCCCCTGCGGGAAATTGTAGGTGCGGATGCGTTCGGAACGGTCGCCGGAACCCACCTGCGACTTGCGGTCGGCGGAAATTTCCGAATTATAGCGTTCACGCTCGGCGGCCAGGATGCGCGAGGCAAGCACCTTCATGGCGCGGGCCTTGTTTTTGTGCTGCGAACGTTCATCCTG
Encoded here:
- the urtB gene encoding urea ABC transporter permease subunit UrtB, coding for MRTALLLCCLIIFSLPPAVLASGPEPDGNAGGAVSTPSASPVQTSPSNLPADLLKALVSPKVADRDAAIAALEKDDSSLAAPLREKLLEALLRNTLLADAAAGALFVSDDAGQARPLDAKGELGAAQSADALRKVGTSNRQRQRITDILNAQALTSTDTAKRRQASAALMDSATPPLKAEALNKLLTGEKDEAVRGNLNAALALYVAADPAAVRSDQLAAVKALNSNGSPAALSALRTLAASSDAAVAKAADDALYSQRVSAQWAQFFEMLFFGTSLGSILVLAAIGLAITFGVMGVINMAHGELIMLGAYTAWGMQQLLPGQPGLALILAVPAAFLVSGGTGVLLEKTVIRFLYGRPLETLLATFGISLVLQQAVRTMFSPLNRAVQNPEFMSGVWQITQHFSLTCNRVYIILFCLGVFALIHVAMHRTRLGLEVRAVSQNRAIARCMGVRASRVDALTFGLGSGVAGMAGVALSQVSNVGPNLGQTYIVDSFMVVVFGGVGNLWGTLTGGLALGIANKFLEPASGAMLSKIIILVCLILFIQKRPRGLFPQKGRAVEA
- the urtC gene encoding urea ABC transporter permease subunit UrtC, with the translated sequence MATDIFERERLLNAPTRNFLAITALLSLAVVAGSLLPAGSALHVPGYMVTLLGKYLTYSLLALSVDLVWGFMGVLSLGHGAFFALGGYGFGMYLMRQIGARGVYGNANLPDFMVFLNWKELPWFWQGSEYFVVALLLVVLLPGLLAYVFGRLAFGSRVSGVYFSIMSQAMTYALLLAFFRNEMGFGGNNGLTDFKTLLGFELQTDGMRTTLFACSAVALMAGYLLCRAVTASRLGRVCVAVRDAESRVRFIGYRVERYQVAVFTLSAILAGIGGALYVPQVGIINPGEFSPLNSIEIVVWVALGGRGRLYGAVLGAFAVNAFKTWFTAVMPEAWLFALGGMFVLVTIFLPQGLAGLPEQWRNRAIRGAASDAPADSANEGGAA
- the urtD gene encoding urea ABC transporter ATP-binding protein UrtD produces the protein MKTQQDILHGRSLEDVAEAARAYEETHAPFDKRPMKMRARPPRRMMSKPDIALYMEKISVSFDGFKALNDLTFYVDKGELRCVIGPNGAGKTTMMDVITGKTRPDAGSAWFGRTCNLLQMDEVAIAQAGIGRKFQKPSVFEALSVLQNLELALAGDKRVWPTFRARLSADNRVFIEEVLHRIRLTELARLQAGKLSHGQKQWLEIGMLLMQKPQLLLLDEPVAGMTPEEMDRTIELLHDLEGEQSIMVVEHDMEFVRAIAHKVTVLHQGSVLAEGTMDEMQNHPAVVEAYLGEPLGAA
- the urtE gene encoding urea ABC transporter ATP-binding subunit UrtE, with the protein product MLHITGLNQYYGESHILRDVNLEVKAGSCACLMGRNGVGKTTLLQCIMGVLPARSGHILLEGTDLLPLPVERRAALGIGYVPQGRQIFPLLTVRENMELSLPMRKDKAGAIPQFIFDFFPVLGEMMHRRGGDLSGGQQQQLAIARALTLEPRLLILDEPTEGIQPNIVRDIATTIRRLNEEMGLTVLLVEQKVPFARRMADTYMIMDRGHIVSQGGMHGLDDATVKAFLSV
- a CDS encoding urease accessory protein UreD, with the protein product MSANPASPAGNLHGHCFTPDRRWSARMELDFAVRQGRTTLTKMQFSGPLRVQRPFYPEAAPTNAPGRAQASQPCHCCLLHPPGGLVSGDDLSLSVRLEQGAHALLTAPSASKFYAADAHNVAQRQTTDLNVAGGMLEWLPRETIIYDGARAEMRTSVELDNTSACIGWEMICLGRPAANESFTHGSVRQSLILTREGLPLLHEVLRFEGGDALQKCACGLGDQAVSATLFAVGRGADDGQDLAALEACCTTLQNMLSPNRDFDDAPDGPPDDASGGQSPAASDIPVQARPVPLSAHMGERAGATVRGGVLVVRYLGPDMEEARNLLLTAWNLLRPELTGCPPHMPRIWYGAF
- the ureA gene encoding urease subunit gamma produces the protein MELLPREKDKLLLFTAGLLAERRKARGLKLNYPEAVAYISLAVLEGARDGQSVAELMGSCRNLLTREDVMDGVPEMVHEVQVEATFPDGTKLVTVHDPIL
- a CDS encoding urease subunit beta, with the translated sequence MIPGEFHIAEGEITLNALSEGQEVVLEVSNTGDRPIQVGSHYHFFEVNPALTFARESARGMRLDIPAGTAVRFEPGQKREVRLVPYAGARRVFGFRAQIMGALDAEAPREEKA
- the ureC gene encoding urease subunit alpha, yielding MIRIPRSQYAELYGPTTGDRIRLADTELWIEIERDHTVYGDEVCFGGGKVIRDGMGQSQISNADGAMDTVITNAVIMDAALGIIKADLGIRDGRIAAIGKAGNPDVQPDVDVIIGPGTEIIAGEGCLLTAGGMDSHIHFICPQQVEEALASGITTMLGGGTGPATGTNATTCTPGPWHLERMLAATDALPMNFGFLGKGNAAMPEALREQLEAGACGLKLHEDWGTTPAAIDTCLTVADEYDVQVAIHTDTLNEAGFVEDTLAAFRGRTIHTYHTEGAGGGHAPDILRACSLPNVLPSSTNPTRPYTVNTVDEHLDMLMVCHHLNPSLPEDAAFADSRIRRETIAAEDILQDMGVISMISSDSQAMGRVGEVITRAWQTAHKMKVQRGPLPEDRGRGNDNFRVRRYLAKYTCNPAVTHGLSHAIGAVAPGLLADLVLWKPAFFGVKPSLVIKGGQIAAAPMGDANASIPTPQPMHYRPMFGALGQAAAAASLSFVSRAFMENGGEGRLRELGLLRGLSSCRGTRTLCKSDLLLNSATPAIAVNPQTYEVRADGEILTCAPAEVLPLAQRYFLF
- the ureE gene encoding urease accessory protein UreE yields the protein MLEFTENMGQRTNLEPTATLTLTWEQRGKCRQRLRLDSGEEAGLFLTRGQVLREGDILRAGDVLAIVRNGAEPVVTGIAPNWETLARACYHLGNRHAALQLGHKWLRFMPDHVLEELAENLGLRLRRENLPFVPEGGAYGGHGHSHG
- a CDS encoding urease accessory protein UreF, which gives rise to MAELAAGLATDPASEQTPPTRALAGGTCLAQQVQQCAPHGQAKDAAGQTGPHAGRSCSRTAWNGPQFGLTALLYLAGQSLPVGGFAWSQGLAAAVERGLAGTAEGVRRWLWGVLRLGLARNDLPLLLRMHAAASSEDAVALARWNALMLAGRESRELWQEEIQMGRALRRILHDQDMLPHWPLPDNAGYTACFAVAAVMLDQHARSMEPFSDPAAQQRAGMDAACAYVWSWLQNQVAVACKTVPLGQTAAQKLLLEFMPAVPQLVAQAAALPDDDIGSSLPGLALCSAGHERQYTRLFRS
- the ureG gene encoding urease accessory protein UreG, whose protein sequence is MTNRPCLRVGVGGPVGSGKTALLRHLCMRLRKHYNMAVVTNDIYTREDAEFLLRHNALEADRIIGVETGGCPHTAIREDASMNIQAIEELQARHPGLELVLVESGGDNLSATFSPELADLTIYVIDVSGGDKIPRKGGPGITKSDLLIINKVDLAPMVHASLDVMERDTRRMRGERPYVLTEMLSGAGIEAVIAFIIREGMLRLPDQSV